TCGCACACGACATATCGGTGATGCCGATAGTCACTGTCTCCGTCGCCACGCCGTAGCCAGCGTCCTGTACGGCCGTGACGATGTCAGCTAGCGATACCACATCGGGGTCGTACTCGACGCTCCCCTCGTCGGTGGCGTAGTTTGCGTCGACGGATGTAATCCCGTCCAGTTCGCCCACCGACTCTTCGATGGTGCCCGCGCAGTTGGCACAGCTCATTCCCGTTAGTTCGAGCCGAGTGGTCCGGTTGCTCATCTTGTCTTACTGTACGCCCCCCGTATTCATGCGGTTTGTCCCTTTGATTCGAAGGTCAGGCCCGGCTGATATTTTCGAACCAAACTCGAATAGCCGATAAGATACTATTCTGAACTTCGCATTGCGCTCAGGCTCCTTCTTTGAGCGATTCGTACTGGTCGACGAACCGCTCGGCACAGGAGCCACAGCAGAAGTAGTACCGCTCCCCGTCGAGCGTGCGCTGTTCGCCCTCCTCGTCGACGGAGTTGCCACACTCCGCGCAGTCGGGCGCGAACTCCGCCGCACCTAGCCCGACGGTCCATTCGGTGTCCGCAATCATCCGGACCTCGTAGCGCTCCACGTCTCCGAGGTCGACATGTTCGGCGAGGAGTTCGCTCGCGTCGGCCTGAGAGACGTTCGCTACCAGTACTACCCGGCCACCGGCGGTTCGATAGACCCGCTCGACGGCGTCTGCGTCGCTGGCCGCTGTAGCGATGTCGGCGGCCCGACCCGGCTTCGCAGTGACTTCGAGCAGAACCGGCACGCCGGCCTGTAGCAGTGAACGGTCGATGTCGACGGTAAACCCCTCTATCAGGCCCATTTCGACGAGTCTGTCGACGCGGTCGGAAACTGCAGGGGCCGAGAGATCTACTCGCTCGGCAATGTCGCTGTAGGGCCGTCTGGCATCTTCGAGCAGCAGTCGGAGGATCTCGTGGTCCGTGTCGTCGAGTCCGGGCATATCGGACCAACTTCCAGCGCCGGTTTATGTGTTGCGTCCACCCGC
The DNA window shown above is from Haloarcula rubripromontorii and carries:
- a CDS encoding winged helix-turn-helix transcriptional regulator, whose protein sequence is MPGLDDTDHEILRLLLEDARRPYSDIAERVDLSAPAVSDRVDRLVEMGLIEGFTVDIDRSLLQAGVPVLLEVTAKPGRAADIATAASDADAVERVYRTAGGRVVLVANVSQADASELLAEHVDLGDVERYEVRMIADTEWTVGLGAAEFAPDCAECGNSVDEEGEQRTLDGERYYFCCGSCAERFVDQYESLKEGA